In Deinococcus sp. QL22, the following are encoded in one genomic region:
- a CDS encoding valine--tRNA ligase, whose amino-acid sequence MTDPTPADTAAEAPENTSALAKQFDPAAIEPAWAGRWRSEPFRADANSGKPPFTIVIPPPNVTGNLHLGHALDNTLIDTLIRFKRMQGFEALYLPGMDHAGIATQGVVEKQLREAGQSRFDLGREEFLKRVWDWKGQSGGVILSQLTRLGVSVDWTRERFTMDEGLSRAVRAQFVRLYHEGLAYRGERIVNWDPAAQTTLSELEVDREERKGKMTTLAYKLEDPAQPASNGEPGEIRIATVRPETIFADQAIAVHPEDERFKHLVGQQARIPLTGRLIPIIADEAVEMGFGVGALKITPAHDATDFEVGERHGLPRPSVIDLHGNLTSDLVPEAFRGMERFAARKAVTAALIESGDLIEERDHITAIGLSERTKVPVEPIISTQWYVSVKPMAAKVLEGLDRGEITLTPERYAKVNRDWLENIRDWNISRQLWWGHQIPAWYDEEGKVYVPDAGNPELDCDQDPRYAHLTLRRDPDVFDTWFSSNLWPFSTLGWPDTDSEDFRKFYPTQVLVTGYDILFFWVTRMEMAGYHLTGEAPFSTVMLHGLYLDSKGQKMSKSKGNGIDPVDLFDQYGVDACRFAFASLSTGGQDIKHDPRRFEQGRNFANKLWNASRFALMRIGEAAPALTGTDDLTRYVRSATPEHQQDGDLHGSDPLRSGDALTKLKARADLTLADRWIISRLNAVTAEAAAHLDAFDIGAAIRTLYSFTWDEFCDWYIEAAKPTLSSGNLGTLATLKAVLEHILKLLHPFMPFVTSEVYAALGHRRQLALHSWPKENPVLHDPEATRAFAALRGAVSAARSLKAELGLAPQDRLGMTVEGEQAALVTQNARVVETIARVALVPSLEGRTLSAVEQGVLVRAPLEGTVDVQDWLGKQRKRLTELDKQIKQAQAKLDNAGFVARAPAEVIEEEQRRVQDFGVQKERLEGVLAQFA is encoded by the coding sequence ATGACTGACCCCACGCCTGCTGACACTGCCGCTGAAGCCCCCGAAAACACGTCTGCCCTTGCCAAGCAGTTTGACCCCGCCGCCATTGAACCCGCCTGGGCCGGACGCTGGCGCAGCGAACCCTTCCGGGCCGATGCCAACAGCGGCAAGCCCCCCTTCACCATCGTGATTCCGCCGCCCAACGTGACCGGAAACCTGCACCTGGGGCACGCGCTGGACAACACCCTGATTGATACGCTGATCCGCTTCAAGCGCATGCAGGGCTTCGAGGCGCTGTATCTGCCGGGGATGGATCACGCGGGGATTGCGACGCAGGGCGTGGTGGAAAAGCAGTTGCGCGAGGCTGGTCAGTCGCGCTTTGACTTGGGGCGCGAGGAATTTCTGAAGCGGGTGTGGGACTGGAAAGGGCAGTCGGGCGGCGTGATTTTGAGCCAGTTGACCCGATTGGGCGTCAGCGTGGACTGGACGCGCGAGCGCTTTACGATGGATGAGGGCCTGAGCCGCGCCGTGCGTGCCCAATTTGTGCGGCTGTATCACGAGGGGCTGGCCTACCGGGGCGAGCGGATCGTGAACTGGGATCCGGCGGCGCAGACCACCCTCAGCGAGCTGGAAGTAGACCGCGAGGAACGCAAGGGCAAGATGACCACGCTGGCCTACAAGCTGGAAGACCCGGCTCAGCCAGCCAGCAACGGTGAACCCGGCGAGATCAGGATCGCCACCGTGCGCCCGGAGACGATTTTTGCCGATCAGGCCATCGCCGTGCATCCCGAAGACGAACGGTTTAAACATCTGGTGGGCCAGCAGGCGCGGATTCCTCTCACGGGCCGCCTGATTCCCATCATTGCCGATGAAGCCGTGGAAATGGGCTTTGGCGTGGGCGCACTGAAGATCACGCCTGCCCACGACGCCACCGATTTCGAGGTGGGCGAGCGCCATGGTCTCCCCCGCCCCAGCGTGATCGACCTGCACGGCAACCTGACCTCCGACCTCGTGCCGGAAGCCTTCCGGGGCATGGAGCGTTTTGCTGCAAGAAAGGCCGTCACCGCCGCACTTATAGAAAGTGGCGACTTGATAGAAGAACGCGACCACATCACCGCCATCGGCCTGAGCGAGCGCACCAAGGTTCCGGTGGAGCCGATCATCAGCACGCAGTGGTACGTGAGCGTGAAACCGATGGCGGCCAAGGTGCTGGAAGGGCTGGATAGGGGCGAAATTACGCTGACGCCGGAGCGCTACGCCAAGGTGAACCGCGACTGGCTGGAGAATATCCGCGACTGGAACATCAGCCGCCAACTGTGGTGGGGCCACCAGATCCCCGCGTGGTACGACGAGGAAGGCAAGGTGTACGTGCCCGACGCGGGGAACCCGGAACTGGACTGCGACCAGGATCCCCGCTACGCCCACCTGACGTTGCGCCGTGACCCTGACGTGTTCGACACCTGGTTTTCGTCGAACCTGTGGCCCTTTTCCACGCTGGGCTGGCCCGACACCGACAGCGAAGATTTCCGCAAGTTCTACCCGACGCAGGTGCTCGTCACGGGCTACGACATCCTGTTTTTCTGGGTGACGCGCATGGAAATGGCCGGATACCACCTGACCGGAGAGGCTCCCTTCAGCACGGTGATGCTGCACGGCCTGTATCTGGACAGCAAGGGTCAGAAGATGTCCAAGAGCAAGGGCAACGGCATCGACCCGGTGGATTTGTTCGACCAGTACGGCGTGGACGCCTGCCGCTTTGCCTTCGCCAGCCTCAGCACGGGCGGGCAGGATATCAAGCACGATCCGCGCCGTTTCGAGCAGGGGCGCAATTTTGCCAACAAGCTCTGGAACGCTTCCCGCTTTGCCCTGATGCGGATCGGGGAGGCCGCGCCCGCGCTGACCGGCACCGATGACCTGACCCGCTATGTGCGGAGCGCGACCCCAGAACATCAACAGGACGGCGACCTGCATGGCTCCGACCCTCTGCGCTCCGGCGACGCCCTGACCAAGCTGAAGGCCCGCGCCGACCTCACGCTGGCCGACCGCTGGATCATCAGCCGCCTGAACGCGGTGACGGCGGAAGCTGCCGCGCATCTGGACGCCTTCGACATCGGCGCGGCCATTCGCACGCTGTACTCCTTTACCTGGGATGAATTCTGCGACTGGTACATCGAGGCGGCCAAACCCACGCTCAGCAGCGGCAACCTCGGCACGCTGGCAACGCTGAAGGCCGTGCTGGAGCATATTCTGAAACTGCTGCATCCCTTCATGCCCTTCGTGACCTCCGAGGTCTACGCGGCACTGGGCCACCGCCGCCAACTGGCGCTGCACTCTTGGCCCAAGGAAAACCCCGTGCTGCACGACCCCGAAGCCACCCGCGCCTTCGCTGCCCTGCGCGGAGCTGTGAGCGCCGCCCGCAGCCTGAAAGCCGAACTTGGGCTGGCCCCGCAAGACCGCCTCGGCATGACGGTGGAGGGCGAGCAGGCCGCGCTGGTCACTCAAAACGCGAGGGTGGTGGAAACCATTGCCCGCGTGGCCCTCGTCCCCTCGCTGGAAGGCCGCACCCTGAGCGCCGTGGAGCAAGGCGTGCTGGTTCGCGCCCCGCTGGAAGGCACCGTGGACGTGCAGGACTGGCTGGGCAAGCAGCGCAAACGCCTGACGGAACTGGACAAGCAGATCAAGCAGGCGCAGGCCAAGCTGGACAACGCCGGATTCGTGGCCCGCGCCCCCGCCGAGGTGATCGAGGAAGAACAACGCCGCGTGCAGGACTTCGGCGTGCAGAAAGAACGGTTGGAAGGCGTGCTGGCGCAGTTCGCTTAA
- a CDS encoding NUDIX domain-containing protein: MVTFYNSESEARADAQALGLREKVLCLVHGGQKLLVFDHADAPDAGVQVPAGGLEMGETPAEAAVRELWEESGLTLSNPHFLAAYRWEAQFPERFTRQVCYAFAFAAPDGVAPTWIQHADGHRFAFRWADLNRPELDWEMDAALAHLHSFLAQSAEPHDSHPLNRSLAHD, translated from the coding sequence GTGGTCACATTCTACAATTCCGAATCGGAGGCGCGCGCCGACGCCCAAGCTCTGGGCCTGCGCGAGAAAGTCCTGTGCCTTGTGCATGGCGGTCAAAAGCTGTTGGTTTTCGATCATGCAGACGCGCCAGACGCGGGTGTACAGGTGCCTGCGGGCGGCCTGGAAATGGGCGAAACCCCAGCCGAGGCCGCCGTACGGGAACTCTGGGAAGAATCAGGCCTGACGCTCAGCAACCCACATTTTCTGGCCGCCTACCGCTGGGAAGCTCAATTCCCGGAACGCTTTACACGCCAAGTTTGCTACGCCTTCGCTTTTGCCGCACCGGACGGCGTTGCCCCAACCTGGATTCAGCACGCAGACGGCCACCGTTTCGCCTTCCGCTGGGCTGATCTGAACCGCCCCGAACTGGACTGGGAGATGGACGCCGCCTTAGCCCACCTGCATTCCTTCCTTGCTCAATCAGCCGAACCGCACGATTCACACCCTTTGAACAGGAGCCTTGCCCATGACTGA
- a CDS encoding DUF4388 domain-containing protein codes for MVRGDLAIFPLLSVMQMLLSSGRAGRFSVEHPRGGALWLDPGEVIHAQSGSLSGEAALQMLASLDGGQFQFEPNLIPPSRTLALRRDATLRRMLDDNEAWIVLLRSFPDWEKPVRFTARWNDTQPVTRNQYRALSLIPDGVALRTLLDRSGLPPRQVLDTLKPFLTAGLIEVG; via the coding sequence ATGGTACGTGGTGATCTGGCTATTTTTCCCCTGTTATCGGTTATGCAGATGCTGCTGTCGAGCGGGCGGGCAGGCCGCTTTAGCGTCGAGCACCCACGCGGCGGGGCGCTGTGGCTCGATCCCGGCGAAGTCATTCATGCCCAGTCGGGCAGCCTGAGCGGAGAGGCGGCCCTGCAAATGCTGGCGAGTCTGGACGGCGGCCAGTTTCAATTCGAGCCGAACCTGATCCCGCCTTCGCGCACGCTGGCTCTGCGCCGCGACGCCACCCTGCGGCGCATGCTGGACGACAACGAAGCGTGGATCGTGCTGCTGCGTTCCTTTCCAGACTGGGAAAAGCCTGTGCGATTTACGGCGCGCTGGAACGATACCCAACCCGTAACCCGCAACCAATACCGCGCCCTGAGCCTGATTCCTGACGGTGTGGCGCTCCGAACCCTGTTAGACCGCAGCGGTTTACCCCCCCGCCAGGTGCTGGATACGCTCAAGCCCTTTTTGACGGCGGGCCTGATCGAAGTGGGTTGA
- a CDS encoding NAD(P)/FAD-dependent oxidoreductase translates to MKTLILGAGYAGLAVATKMKPLPDLETLLVEQNAFHTFETRLHEAAAHNTRVTMPLAPLLKGTGVHLEQAQVEGVNLDEKEVTLKDGRVLTYDTLVVGLGSVTNFYRIPGLAENASELKQLSDADEIFNYVNRVFANDYHGNRDIVVGGAGLTGVELVTELAQRAELLSKERGLPPFKIHLVEAGPKILPILDEALRLKAQKTLEEYGINILVGHRLMQATADSVTVQTADGEQKVVPAGKIIWTGGIQARDILKGQKLEKGPGGRVAVDAELRAKGYPEVFIIGDMSLALNQEGKPVPTTAQHAGQQGRLTGKNLMRLAKGEQPEAYEPTTLGEFVSLGGLMAVGWMKLPWNQKLAITGGLAHVMKRASEWRWRASID, encoded by the coding sequence ATGAAGACCCTAATTCTCGGCGCTGGTTACGCAGGCCTCGCAGTTGCCACCAAAATGAAACCCCTTCCCGACCTGGAAACGCTGCTGGTTGAGCAAAACGCTTTTCATACCTTTGAAACGCGCCTGCACGAAGCCGCCGCGCACAACACCCGCGTGACCATGCCCCTCGCGCCACTGCTGAAAGGCACAGGCGTGCATCTGGAGCAGGCGCAGGTGGAAGGCGTGAATCTGGACGAGAAGGAAGTGACCCTGAAAGACGGGCGCGTGCTGACCTATGACACCCTGGTCGTGGGCCTCGGCAGCGTGACCAACTTTTACCGCATTCCGGGCCTCGCCGAAAACGCCAGCGAACTGAAGCAGCTCAGCGACGCCGACGAGATTTTTAACTACGTGAACCGCGTGTTCGCCAACGATTATCACGGCAACCGCGACATCGTGGTGGGCGGCGCGGGCCTGACAGGCGTAGAACTCGTGACCGAACTCGCGCAGCGGGCCGAACTGCTGAGCAAGGAGCGCGGCCTGCCCCCCTTCAAGATTCACTTGGTCGAAGCTGGCCCCAAGATCCTGCCCATTCTGGACGAAGCCCTGCGCCTGAAAGCCCAAAAGACGTTGGAAGAGTACGGCATCAACATTCTGGTCGGCCACCGCCTGATGCAGGCCACCGCCGACAGCGTGACCGTGCAGACCGCCGACGGCGAGCAGAAAGTTGTTCCCGCTGGCAAGATCATCTGGACAGGCGGCATTCAGGCCCGAGACATCCTGAAGGGCCAGAAACTGGAAAAAGGCCCCGGCGGGCGCGTTGCCGTAGACGCCGAACTGCGGGCCAAAGGCTACCCCGAAGTGTTCATCATCGGTGATATGAGCCTCGCGCTGAACCAGGAAGGCAAGCCGGTGCCCACCACCGCGCAGCACGCCGGGCAACAAGGCCGACTGACGGGCAAAAACCTGATGCGCCTTGCCAAAGGTGAGCAGCCCGAAGCCTATGAGCCCACCACTCTGGGCGAATTCGTGAGCCTCGGCGGACTGATGGCTGTAGGCTGGATGAAGCTCCCCTGGAACCAGAAACTGGCGATTACGGGCGGCCTCGCCCATGTGATGAAACGGGCCAGCGAGTGGCGTTGGCGCGCCAGCATCGACTGA
- a CDS encoding DUF1345 domain-containing protein — MPHESRTAGTHLAVAAGAGALVWLLLTLFIPRGLPWEGRALFGWVSFCAVHLLRLWGVMLHCGGQRTKAIATREDDTRAVSAFLTTITALVSLVGVGYALHEAGPKEGLDKVGITALAVLTVVLSWVLVHTQYTLHYAHRYYDGGAGGVIFLDNKEGESGTLSDPDYRDFAYLSFTIGMTFQVSDTNLTSRAMRRLLLEHALLSYVFVTVIIAVTINAVAGLVG; from the coding sequence ATGCCCCACGAATCCAGAACCGCTGGCACACATCTGGCGGTTGCGGCGGGGGCAGGGGCGTTGGTCTGGCTCCTCCTGACGCTATTCATTCCGCGCGGCTTGCCTTGGGAAGGCCGCGCTCTCTTCGGCTGGGTCTCGTTCTGCGCCGTGCATCTGCTCCGACTCTGGGGCGTGATGCTGCACTGCGGTGGGCAGCGCACCAAAGCCATTGCCACCCGCGAAGACGATACCCGCGCTGTGTCGGCCTTCCTGACCACGATTACGGCGTTGGTGAGCTTGGTCGGCGTGGGCTACGCGCTGCACGAGGCGGGGCCAAAAGAAGGGCTGGACAAAGTCGGCATCACCGCGCTGGCCGTGCTGACGGTGGTGCTGTCCTGGGTGCTGGTGCATACGCAGTACACGCTGCACTATGCCCACCGCTACTACGACGGTGGAGCGGGCGGCGTGATCTTTTTGGACAATAAGGAGGGCGAGAGCGGCACACTCTCCGACCCCGACTACCGAGATTTCGCCTACCTGTCATTTACCATCGGCATGACATTTCAGGTCAGCGACACCAATTTGACCTCCAGGGCCATGCGCCGCCTGCTGCTGGAGCACGCCCTTTTGTCGTACGTGTTCGTGACCGTGATCATCGCCGTCACGATCAATGCCGTCGCGGGGCTGGTCGGCTGA
- the proS gene encoding proline--tRNA ligase, with amino-acid sequence MTKDGKDTANKNGDKGNDKKAQQYGVTPQSVDFNDWYNEVVKKADLADNSPVAGAMVIKPYGSALWENIVRWLDDRFKATGHESLVFPTLIPMSFIMKEADHVEGFAPELFTVNKIGTEVLSEPYVMRPTSETIIGHMWSGWLNSYRDLPFLHYQWGSVFRAELRTKAFLRTSEFYWHEGHTAHVNEIEARAEVRQMLDIYHEFCRDILALPVVRGEKTASERFAGALATYSIEGMMRDGKALQSGTSHYLGQKFSKAFDVKFQTREQKEDWAHTTSWAISSRIIGALIMTHGDDQGLMMPPNIAPIQVVIIPVGRKDNFDEMVAEGEKLAAELRASGLRVKVDKRDGVSNGFKYNDWELKGVPVRVELGPRDLESGVVVVKNRNSTEKETLPRAEAVGGMADRLAGIQAWLLARATDFMLENTVKVDTYEEFKAAIESGKWVRAFHCGDPESERQIKEDTKATARNIPLDDAEFFADAEEGVCVHTGKPAAYGKRVIFGRQY; translated from the coding sequence ATGACTAAGGACGGCAAGGACACCGCCAACAAGAATGGCGACAAGGGCAACGACAAGAAGGCGCAGCAGTACGGCGTGACACCCCAGAGCGTGGATTTTAACGACTGGTACAACGAAGTCGTGAAAAAGGCAGACCTGGCCGACAACAGCCCCGTTGCGGGCGCGATGGTCATCAAGCCTTACGGCTCGGCGCTGTGGGAGAACATCGTGCGCTGGCTGGATGACCGCTTTAAGGCCACCGGGCACGAGTCTCTGGTCTTCCCCACGCTGATTCCCATGAGTTTCATCATGAAAGAGGCCGACCATGTGGAAGGTTTTGCGCCCGAACTGTTTACGGTGAACAAGATCGGCACCGAAGTGCTGAGTGAGCCGTATGTGATGCGCCCCACGTCCGAAACGATCATCGGGCACATGTGGAGCGGCTGGCTGAACTCCTACCGCGACCTGCCCTTTTTGCACTACCAGTGGGGCAGCGTGTTCCGGGCCGAACTGCGCACCAAAGCCTTCCTGCGTACCTCCGAGTTTTACTGGCACGAGGGCCACACGGCGCATGTGAATGAGATAGAGGCGCGGGCCGAGGTGCGGCAGATGCTGGACATCTACCACGAGTTCTGCCGCGACATTCTGGCCCTGCCCGTGGTGCGCGGCGAGAAAACGGCGTCGGAACGCTTTGCCGGAGCGCTCGCCACCTACTCCATCGAGGGCATGATGCGCGACGGCAAGGCGCTGCAATCGGGCACGTCACACTACTTGGGCCAGAAATTTTCCAAGGCCTTCGACGTGAAATTCCAGACCCGCGAGCAGAAGGAAGACTGGGCACACACGACCAGTTGGGCCATCTCCAGCCGCATTATCGGCGCGCTGATCATGACGCACGGCGACGACCAAGGCCTGATGATGCCGCCCAACATTGCCCCCATTCAGGTGGTGATCATTCCGGTGGGCCGCAAAGACAATTTTGATGAGATGGTGGCCGAGGGCGAGAAATTGGCCGCCGAATTACGGGCGTCGGGCCTGCGCGTGAAGGTGGACAAGCGCGACGGCGTGAGCAACGGCTTTAAATACAACGACTGGGAACTGAAAGGCGTACCTGTGCGCGTGGAACTCGGCCCCCGCGACCTGGAATCGGGCGTGGTAGTCGTTAAGAACCGCAACAGCACCGAGAAGGAAACCCTGCCCCGCGCCGAAGCCGTAGGCGGCATGGCAGATCGCTTGGCCGGAATTCAGGCCTGGCTGCTGGCCCGCGCCACCGATTTTATGCTGGAAAACACCGTAAAGGTGGACACCTACGAAGAATTTAAGGCCGCCATCGAATCGGGCAAATGGGTGCGGGCCTTCCACTGCGGCGATCCCGAAAGTGAGCGTCAGATCAAGGAAGACACCAAGGCCACCGCCCGCAACATTCCGCTGGATGACGCCGAATTCTTTGCAGACGCAGAGGAAGGCGTGTGCGTGCACACCGGGAAACCTGCGGCATACGGCAAACGGGTCATTTTCGGACGGCAGTACTGA